The Polaribacter sp. MED152 region GGGTCAGCTAGTTCAGAAATTGAGGTTTTGGTAGATGCTTATAATAGCATGATAGATCAGTTAGAGGAAAGTGCAGCTAAATTAGCCAGGAGCGAGCGTGAGCAAGCATGGAGAGAAATGGCAAAGCAGGTAGCTCATGAGATAAAAAATCCGTTAACTCCTATGAGACTTTCTGTGCAAAGTTTTGAACGTAAGTTTAATCCTGATGATGAAAATATCAAAGAAAAATTGGCAGAATATAGCCAAACACTTATTCAGCAAATAGATGTTATGAGTTCTATTGCCTCTGCATTTTCGGATTTTGCGAAAATGCCAAGTCAGAAAAGAGAACGAATAAATGTAGTAAGTGTTGTAAAGTTGGCTTTAGATATTTTTAATGAAGATTCTATTAGGTATTTGCCAAGTGAAGATGAAATTTACGCAAACCTAGATAAAACACAATTAATTAGAATTGTAAATAATCTGGTTAAAAATGCAACACAAGCAACAGATAAAGAAGAAAATCCGTTAATAGAAGTTAAAGTTATTTCTGATAATAAAAATGTAACTATTTTAGTATCTGATAATGGTAAAGGAATTCCTGAAGAGGTAAAAGACCTAATTTTTGAACCAAAATTTACAACAAAAACAAGTGGTATGGGTCTTGGTTTAGGTATGATAAAAAACATCATAGAAGCCTATGATGGTTCAATTTCATTTACCTCGAGAGTAGGGGAAGGTACTGTGTTTACAGTAATTTTGCCTAAAGAATAAAAATAATCAAAAGAATAATTTAAAATATATAAAATGAGTTTCAACAACATTTTAGTAGATAAAAATGATGCTTTAGCACAAGTTACTATCAATAGGCCAAAAAAGTTAAATGCGCTTAATAAAGAAACTATTACAGAATTAAGTAATGCTTTTACAGAATTAGAAAACGACGAAGCTATTAGAGTTATAATTTTAACAGGTTCTGGAGAGAAAGCATTTGTAGCAGGTGCAGATATTTCTGAGTTTGCCAATTTTTCTGTAGAAGAAGGTGGAGCATTAGCAAGAAAGGGTCAAGAAATATTATTCAATTTAGTAGAAAACTTATCAAAACCAGTAATTGCTGCTGTTAATGGTTTTGCTTTAGGAGGTGGTTTAGAATTGGCCATGTCTTGTCATTTTAGAGTAGCCTCAGACAATGCTAAAATGGGTTTACCTGAAGTATCTTTAGGAGTAATTCCTGGTTATGGAGGCACGCAACGTTTATCTCAATTAGTGGGTAAAGGTAAAGCTATGGAAATGGTTATGACTGCTGGAATGATTCCTGCTGATGAAGCATTTACTTTAGGTTTGGTAAACCATGTAACCACTCAAGAAGAATTGTTGCCTTTAGCCAATAAATTGGCCAGTAAAATTTTAAGAAACTCTTCAGTAGCTATTTCAGGAGCTATTAAAGCTATTAACGCCAATTACAAAGAAGGCGTAAATGGTTATGATGTAGAAATAGAAGAATTTGGTAATTGCTTTGGTACCGAAGATTTTAAGGAAGGTACAACTGCATTTTTAGAAAAAAGAAAGCCTAATTTTCCAAACAAATAGATAAAAAAAAACGAGCCTTTTTAGGCTCGTTCTTCTTTTGGCGAAAAGTAGAAAATTAGATTTTAAACTGGTTGGTATAACTTCTATTATTATTTCTAATAATTACTTTATACTCTCCTTTTTGTTCGCTGTCTAATTTGTAAACTCGGTTTAAAATTGTTTCAGAAACAACAGTTTCAGAAAGAATTACTTCATCATTAAAGAATAAAGTAACTTGTAAAGGCTTTTTATCAAAAGCTATTTTGCTAATCATTAAAGTGTTTGCTTCGTTTCTGACAACTGGCTTAAAGATTTTTCTTTCTGATGCTTCATCAAAAATAATTTCAGTTTCGTTTACTTTAACAGACTTAATAATAATTTCAAAATCTTTTTCTAATTCTAAAGTATAATTTCCATTTTTTAATTTAGAAAAATCAAATATTTTTACTAAATCACCTTTCTTTTCAACTTCTTCAGTATGTAAAATTACACCTGCACTGTTTTTGATAATTAATTGATGACCTTTCTTAGCATCTTTAAATGCAACCTTAATTTTCTTTGCATCTAAGTTAGTTTCTAAATTCGTGTTGTTTGCGTAGTTTACCAATGTTCCCAACATAAAAACTACTACTAGTACTCTTGTTTTAATTGACTTCATAACTTATTGTATTTAGTTAAATTGTTTTAATTCTATTTTGTAAACATTTAATTATTAGAATATTAATATCTAATTTTTGAAATGCTTTTTAATTTTTATAAATACAGTTTTAATTTTTGTTGTATTTATTTTTGTGCAAAGTTACAGGTGAAATACAGTCTGAAAAACAACAGAATTGGCTATTTTATATGCTAAATTAACAAAATAGACTATGTTAATTAGATGTTAAGTTAATTTAGCATAGAATATTGATAATTTTATATAGATAGTCTTATTTATGTGTTGTATTTTTGCATCATGATACAGAAGAAACCAACATTAGAAAAAATTACGCCCAATTTTGGTAGTTCATTGTTGGTAAAAAAACATGAGGAGTTCTTAAAGACCAATGTTCCTTTTTGGCATTTTCATCCAGAGATTGAGCTGGTATATGTTAATAAGGGAAAAGGGAAAAGACATATTGGTAATCATTTAAGTTACTTTAATAATAGTCAGTTAGTATTAATAGGTTCTAATTTGCCACATATTGGGTATATAGATCGTTTAACTACAAATGGTTCAGAAACATTAATTCAGTTTTTACCAGATTTTTTAGGAAAAGACTTTTTTAAGATTCCAGAGATGGCTGCTATTGATGCTCTTTTTGAGCGCGCAAAAAAAGGAATTCGTTTTAACATCGAAATAAAGCAAAGAATTGGTGCTAAAATTGAAAAGCTGGTTGAGTTAGAAGGTGCAACAAGAATTACCTCTTTTATAGAAATCTTAAATGATTTAGCAACCACAGACGATTATACGTTGTTAAATGCTAATGGTTATGCTTTTGAAAGCACACATCAAGACAGTGATAAAATAGAAATGGTGTACAAACACATCAACAAAAATTTTAAGGAACACATTAGTTTAGATGAAATTGCAGAACTTGTAAGTATGACAGTGCCTGCTTTTTGCAGATATTTTAAAAAGACAACAGGTAAAACCTTTACAAAATTGGTTAACGAGTATAGAGTAGTACATGCAACAAAATTATTAGCAGAAAGTAATATGAGTATTACAGATGTAAGTTTTGAGTGTGGTTTTAATAATTTTTCTCATTTCAATAAACTATTTAAAGAGTTTACAGGTAAAAGTGCCTCTATTTATAGAAGTGAAATGAAAGACTTAATACAATAAATAATGGCCTTATCTTCAGAAAAAAATATTAAAAAAGCCTTAGAGTACTATACTTTTAAAAGTAGAGAACTTAAAGCATTTATTAATGATAACAACAATTTAACTGTAGAGCAAATTATAGAATCTGGTAAAGAACTAGAAATCTTAGAATATAAAATTACAGCCTTAGAGGTAGTAGAAGAAAATTAAAGTTCTAATTTACCATTCCACTCATTATAGAATTGTTTTAAAAATCCTTCCATATATTGATGTCTGTTTTCTGCAATTTTTTTGCCAGTTTCAGTATTCATTTCGTCTTTTAAAAGCAATAACTTTTCGTAAAAATGATTGATTGTTGGGGCTTTAGAATTTTTATACTCTTCTTTGGTCATATTTAAATTTGGCTGTATTTGAGGATCATACAATGCTCTATTTTTAAAGCCACCGTAATTAAAACAACGTGCAATACCTATAGCACCAATAGCATCTAGCCTGTCTGCATCTTGCACAACCTGTAATTCTTTAGAATTAAACTGGTTTTTATTGTGCTCTAAAGAATTTTTAAAAGAGATGTTTTTAATAATATTAACTACATGTATGCCAATTTCTTTAGGTACTTTTTGTTCAATTAAAAATTTAGTGGCTTTCTTAGGGCCTAGTTTTTCATTTCCATTATGAAACTTAGGATCTGCAATATCATGTAATAAAGCAGCTAAAGAAACTACAAGCACATTTACTTTTTCATCTTGTGCAATTAACAAAGTATTTCTAAAAACACGCTCTATATGAAACCAATCATGGCCACCTTCTGCATCTTTTAGTTCTTCTTTTACAAATTCGATGGTATTTTGTATAACTTCTTCTTGATTCATTTTTAATTTCTTAAGCGTAGTTCTTTTTTAATTTTTGTAAACTCAAAGTACATTACAAAAAACATTGGAGCAAAGAATAAAGGTAAAAAGGTATGAAAGGTAATACCTCTGTCTGCAGTAGAAAAAACAGCAAAAATGATCATTAGAAAAACTAAAAAGCCCTGAATAAATAAAATTGCTCTTTGTTTTTTTAATTTCTTTTCTAGTTCAGGTTTTGTGTAAGTAGAATATTGAGAAGCCATAATTTATTTGATAAAAATACAAAATCCACTTTATAGAAAGTGGATTTTGATTTGTTTCTTAATACGTAAAGATTAACAGTGCTCTTCGTAAGCAGCAGCTAAATTTTGTGCAATCATTTGTGCAGAACGTCCTTCAATATGATGTCTTTCTAACATGTGCACCAAATTACCATCTTTAAATAAGGCAATTGCAGGTGATGAAGGTGGAAAAGGAATCATAAATTCTCTTGCTTTTTGAGTAGATTCTTTTTCTACACCAGCAAAAACTGTAGTTAAATTGGTTGGTGTTTTGTCTGCACCTAAAGAAGCAATTGCTCCTGGTCTAGCAGTACCAGCTGCACAACCACAAACAGAGTTTACCATTACTAAAGTAGTACCTTCTTTAGACATTGCGTTTTCAACATCTTCACTTGTATATAATGCTTCAAAACCAGCGTTAATTAACTCATCACGCATTGGTTTTACTAATTCTTCTGGATACATAATTAATTATTTAGGTTGCAAATATAATCAATATTAAAGCAAAATTCAACTTCAAAATAATTCTTCTGACTATGTGTTTATCAATTAAATTGATGCTTAAAATTACCAACAATAATCCTAACGTTTGTTTATATTTGAAGCTAAATTTTAAAAAGAAGATGAGTAATTTTTCTAAGTGGTTAGGAGCAGGTTTAGGTTTTACTTTAGGAGGCCCAATAGGTGCAGCAATTGGTTTTGCAATTGGTAGCTTTGTAGATGGTTTTACATTAGACGAATTTAAGCAAGAACAAATAGATTACAACAGAGATCGTAAACCAAAAGGTAATTTTAGAAGGGCCAATACACAATCTGGAGATTTTGAAATGAGTCTTTTAGTCTTAGCTTCTATTGTTATAAAATCTGATGGAAAAATAGATAAACGCGAATTAGATTTTGTTCGCAGTCAATTCTTAAAAATGTATGGTAAACAAAGAGCAAATAATGCTTTTAAATTGTTTAAAGGAATTGTAAAAAAGCAAATTTCTGCACGTCAGGTTTGTATACAAATTAGAGAACACATGTCTCATTCTGCACGTTTGCAATTGTTACACTTTTTATTTGGTATTGCTAAAGCAGATGAATTTGTAACCGAAAAAGAGGTAGAAGAAATACGCAAAATTGCTGGCTATTTATACATTAATCAAAGTGATTATGAATCTATCAAAGCCATGTTTTATAACGAATCTGATAATGCTTATAAAATTTTAGAAATTACTAAAAACGCAACAAATGATGAGGTTAAATCTGCCTACAGAAAGATGGTAAAAAAATACCATCCAGATAAAGTACAAGATTTGGGTGAAGAACATATAAAAGGTGCAAAAGAAAAATTTCAAAGCATACAAACAGCCTACGAAAACATTAAAAGTGAACGTGGAATGTAACCTATAATTTATTACGAAAAAGTTAAAGATTTCTATTAAAATAAGTAAACTTTAATTTTAAGTAACCACACTTAAAAATTACTAGAAAATCCTTAATTTCGCAGTCTCATTAAAAATGAGCCTAAATGAAAGCGAAAACTTTAATTTTTAGAGCTTTATGATGATCACATTGTAAGTTTCTAAAATGATAAAAGTTGAAAGCGCATCATGAATTAAAATAAAAAAAATCCAGATGAAATTTCCTGAATACAAAGGACTAGATTTACCAAAAGTAGCAGAAGAAATCTTAAATTCTTGGCAAGAGAATAATATATTCGAAAAAAGTATTACATCTAGAGAAGGTGCAGAACCTTTTATATTTTTTGAAGGTCCACCATCAGCAAATGGTTTACCAGGAGTTCACCATGTTTTGGCAAGAGCTATTAAAGATATTTTTCCTAGATATAAAACCATGAAAGGTTTTCAGGTTAAAAGAAAAGCTGGTTGGGATACTCATGGTTTACCTATAGAACTTGGTGTAGAGAAAGAATTAGGAATTACTAAAGAAGATATTGGTAAAAAAATATCTGTAGAAGATTATAATGCAGCTTGTAGAAAAGCGGTTATGAGATATACAGATATCTGGAACGATTTAACTCAGAAAATGGGGTATTGGGTAGATATGGAAGACCCATACATTACCTATGAACCAAAATATATGGAATCTGTTTGGTGGTTGTTAAAACAGATTTATAACAAAGAATTAATCTACAAAGGGTATACAATTCAGCCTTATTCACCAAAAGCAGGTACAGGTTTAAGTTCTCACGAATTAAATCAGCCAGGTACTTACCAAGATGTTACAGATACAACTGTTGTTGCACAGTTTAAAGCTATAAATGATACTCTACCAGATTTTTTACAAAACGAAGGTGATATCAATTTTATAGCTTGGACAACCACACCTTGGACATTACCAAGTAATACAGCATTAACTGTTGGCCCAAAAATAGACTATGTTCTTGTAGATACGTTTAATCAATATACATTTGAACCTGTAAAAGTAGTGTTGGCTAAAAATTTAATTAGCAAGCAATTTGGAGGTAAAAATGCATTTGAAGTAGAAAACAGAGAAGCATTACAAGACTACAATAAAGGCGATAAAAAAATACCATATTTTGTTGTAAAAGAATTTATTGGTAAAGATTTAGTAGGTATAAAATACAAGCAATTGTTAGATTATGCTTTGCCAAATGATAATCCTCAAGATGCGTTTAGAGTAATTTCTGGAGATTTTGTTACCACAGAAGATGGTACAGGAATTGTACATACAGCACCAACTTTTGGAGCAGATGATGCTTTGGTTTCTAAGCAAGCATCACCAGAAATTCCACCATTATTGGTAAAAGACGAGAATGATAATTTAGTTCCGTTAGTAGATTTACAAGGTAAATTTAGACCAGAAGTAAAAGATGATGTTTATGGTTTTGCAAATGAATATGTAAAGTCTGAATATTTAACGGAAGATGATCTTGCAGAAGAATTAAAAGTACAGCAAGAAAAGTTAAAAGATGTACTAAAAAATCAGAAGCAGTATTTATCTGTAGATGAACGTTTAGGTCTTAAATTAAAGAACGAAAACAAAGCGTTTAAAGTAGAAAAATACAAGCACAGTTACCCAAATTGTTGGAGAACAGACAAGCCAATTTTATATTATCCATTAGATTCTTGGTTTATCAAAATTACTGATGTAAAAGATAGAATGCACGAACTAAATAAAACCATAAACTGGAAACCAGAATCTACAGGAACTGGTCGTTTTGGAAATTGGTTGGCAAACGCAAACGATTGGAATTTATCTAGATCTCGTTATTGGGGAATTCCATTACCAATTTGGAGAACAGAAGATGGTAAAGAAGAAATCTGTATAGGTTCTGTAGAAGAACTAAAATCAGAAATGGCAAAAGCTATAAAAGCTGGAGTTTTAGATAAAGATATTTTTGAAGATTTCGAAGTAGGTAACATGTCTGATGAAAATTATGCGAAAATAGATTTGCATAAAAATATTGTAGATGATATTACACTAGTTTCAGCTACAGGTAAACCTATGAAACGTGAATCTGACTTAATAGATGTTTGGTTCGATTCTGGTTCTATGCCTTATGCTCAATGGCATTATCCATTTCAAAATAAAGAATTGGTAGATACTACTTGGAGAAAGGCAGATTTTATTGCAGAAGGTGTAGATCAAACACGTGGTTGGTTCTATACTTTACATGCAATTGCCACTATGATTTTTGATGATGTTGCTTATAAAAATGTGGTGTCTAATGGTTTAGTGTTAGATAAAAACGGTCATAAAATGTCTAAACGTTTAGGCAATGCAGCAGATCCGTTTACAACTTTATCCACTTATGGTGCAGATGCCACAAGATGGTATATGATTTCTAATGCCAATCCTTGGGATAATTTAAAATTCGATTTAGAAGGTATAGAAGAAGTAAAACGTAAGTTTTTTGGAACATTATACAACACCTATTCTTTCTTTAGTTTATATACCAATATTGATGGTTTTGCATATAAAGAAGCAGATATTGCTTTAAACGAAAGACCAGAATTAGATAGATGGATTTTATCTGAATTACATACTTTAATTAATAAAGTAGATAAATTTTATTCAGATTATGAGCCAACAAGAGCTGCAAGAGCAATATCAGATTTTACTCAAGAATACTTAAGTAACTGGTATGTACGTTTAAGTAGAAGACGTTTTTGGAAAGGTACTTACGAAACAGATAAAATTTCTGCTTACCAAACTTTGTATACGTGTATGACGACTGTTGCAAAATTAGCAGCACCAATTGCTCCGTTTTTTATGGATCGCTTGTATCAAGATTTAAATTCGGTAACGCAAAAAGAGCAATCAGAAAGCATACATTTATCAGATTTCCCTAAGTTCGATGAAAGCTTCGTTGATAAAAGTTTAGAGCGTAAAATGGAAAACGCACAAACAATATCATCTTTAGTATTATCACTTAGAGCAAAAGAAAAGATAAAAGTTCGTCAGCCATTGCAAAAAATTATGATTCCTGTTGATAATGCTCAGCAGAAAGAAGAAATTTTAGCAGTAGAAAACTTAATAAAACACGAAGTAAATATTAAACAAATTCAGTTAATGGAAGACGCTTCAGATATTTTAATCAAACAAATCAAACCTAATTTTAAAGCATTGGGCCCTAAGTTTGGTAAAGACATGCGTTTTATAGCAGCTGAAGTTCAGAAGTTTACTCAAGAAGATATTAACAAAATAGAAAAAGATAAAAACATTTCTATAGAACTTAATGGTAAAAATATTATTTTAGAAGCCTCAGATGTAGAAATTTCATCTAAGGATATAGAAGGTTGGTTGGTAGCGAACGAAGGTTCATTAACAGTTGCATTAGATGTTACCATAACTGAAGATTTGCGTAAAGAAGGTGTAGCAAGAGAACTGGTAAACAGAATTCAAAATGCACGTAAAGATGCAGGTCTAGAAGTAACAGATAAAA contains the following coding sequences:
- a CDS encoding ATP-binding protein, which translates into the protein MILLVLLASILILVVTVIQYDEQTKDYNIKRFERKEATTLETINLELTNKTTYPVNTENLAKIFQDRIYEISSINKLNVSIFDLHGNLLVSSKKNAFETIKTKPLTYDVLNKLSQNSSNRILLPLVMEDGMGYETSYTYINDPKFKRIGIVELQFTQDNTEIEEELEEFIQRLSLVYILMFFIAIALAYFLSSYITRSIQTISDKMQQTRLNERNEKIMLGSASSEIEVLVDAYNSMIDQLEESAAKLARSEREQAWREMAKQVAHEIKNPLTPMRLSVQSFERKFNPDDENIKEKLAEYSQTLIQQIDVMSSIASAFSDFAKMPSQKRERINVVSVVKLALDIFNEDSIRYLPSEDEIYANLDKTQLIRIVNNLVKNATQATDKEENPLIEVKVISDNKNVTILVSDNGKGIPEEVKDLIFEPKFTTKTSGMGLGLGMIKNIIEAYDGSISFTSRVGEGTVFTVILPKE
- a CDS encoding enoyl-CoA hydratase/isomerase family protein, coding for MSFNNILVDKNDALAQVTINRPKKLNALNKETITELSNAFTELENDEAIRVIILTGSGEKAFVAGADISEFANFSVEEGGALARKGQEILFNLVENLSKPVIAAVNGFALGGGLELAMSCHFRVASDNAKMGLPEVSLGVIPGYGGTQRLSQLVGKGKAMEMVMTAGMIPADEAFTLGLVNHVTTQEELLPLANKLASKILRNSSVAISGAIKAINANYKEGVNGYDVEIEEFGNCFGTEDFKEGTTAFLEKRKPNFPNK
- a CDS encoding AraC family transcriptional regulator; translated protein: MIQKKPTLEKITPNFGSSLLVKKHEEFLKTNVPFWHFHPEIELVYVNKGKGKRHIGNHLSYFNNSQLVLIGSNLPHIGYIDRLTTNGSETLIQFLPDFLGKDFFKIPEMAAIDALFERAKKGIRFNIEIKQRIGAKIEKLVELEGATRITSFIEILNDLATTDDYTLLNANGYAFESTHQDSDKIEMVYKHINKNFKEHISLDEIAELVSMTVPAFCRYFKKTTGKTFTKLVNEYRVVHATKLLAESNMSITDVSFECGFNNFSHFNKLFKEFTGKSASIYRSEMKDLIQ
- a CDS encoding HD domain-containing protein translates to MNQEEVIQNTIEFVKEELKDAEGGHDWFHIERVFRNTLLIAQDEKVNVLVVSLAALLHDIADPKFHNGNEKLGPKKATKFLIEQKVPKEIGIHVVNIIKNISFKNSLEHNKNQFNSKELQVVQDADRLDAIGAIGIARCFNYGGFKNRALYDPQIQPNLNMTKEEYKNSKAPTINHFYEKLLLLKDEMNTETGKKIAENRHQYMEGFLKQFYNEWNGKLEL
- a CDS encoding BrxA/BrxB family bacilliredoxin → MYPEELVKPMRDELINAGFEALYTSEDVENAMSKEGTTLVMVNSVCGCAAGTARPGAIASLGADKTPTNLTTVFAGVEKESTQKAREFMIPFPPSSPAIALFKDGNLVHMLERHHIEGRSAQMIAQNLAAAYEEHC
- a CDS encoding TerB family tellurite resistance protein, whose product is MSNFSKWLGAGLGFTLGGPIGAAIGFAIGSFVDGFTLDEFKQEQIDYNRDRKPKGNFRRANTQSGDFEMSLLVLASIVIKSDGKIDKRELDFVRSQFLKMYGKQRANNAFKLFKGIVKKQISARQVCIQIREHMSHSARLQLLHFLFGIAKADEFVTEKEVEEIRKIAGYLYINQSDYESIKAMFYNESDNAYKILEITKNATNDEVKSAYRKMVKKYHPDKVQDLGEEHIKGAKEKFQSIQTAYENIKSERGM
- the ileS gene encoding isoleucine--tRNA ligase translates to MQMKFPEYKGLDLPKVAEEILNSWQENNIFEKSITSREGAEPFIFFEGPPSANGLPGVHHVLARAIKDIFPRYKTMKGFQVKRKAGWDTHGLPIELGVEKELGITKEDIGKKISVEDYNAACRKAVMRYTDIWNDLTQKMGYWVDMEDPYITYEPKYMESVWWLLKQIYNKELIYKGYTIQPYSPKAGTGLSSHELNQPGTYQDVTDTTVVAQFKAINDTLPDFLQNEGDINFIAWTTTPWTLPSNTALTVGPKIDYVLVDTFNQYTFEPVKVVLAKNLISKQFGGKNAFEVENREALQDYNKGDKKIPYFVVKEFIGKDLVGIKYKQLLDYALPNDNPQDAFRVISGDFVTTEDGTGIVHTAPTFGADDALVSKQASPEIPPLLVKDENDNLVPLVDLQGKFRPEVKDDVYGFANEYVKSEYLTEDDLAEELKVQQEKLKDVLKNQKQYLSVDERLGLKLKNENKAFKVEKYKHSYPNCWRTDKPILYYPLDSWFIKITDVKDRMHELNKTINWKPESTGTGRFGNWLANANDWNLSRSRYWGIPLPIWRTEDGKEEICIGSVEELKSEMAKAIKAGVLDKDIFEDFEVGNMSDENYAKIDLHKNIVDDITLVSATGKPMKRESDLIDVWFDSGSMPYAQWHYPFQNKELVDTTWRKADFIAEGVDQTRGWFYTLHAIATMIFDDVAYKNVVSNGLVLDKNGHKMSKRLGNAADPFTTLSTYGADATRWYMISNANPWDNLKFDLEGIEEVKRKFFGTLYNTYSFFSLYTNIDGFAYKEADIALNERPELDRWILSELHTLINKVDKFYSDYEPTRAARAISDFTQEYLSNWYVRLSRRRFWKGTYETDKISAYQTLYTCMTTVAKLAAPIAPFFMDRLYQDLNSVTQKEQSESIHLSDFPKFDESFVDKSLERKMENAQTISSLVLSLRAKEKIKVRQPLQKIMIPVDNAQQKEEILAVENLIKHEVNIKQIQLMEDASDILIKQIKPNFKALGPKFGKDMRFIAAEVQKFTQEDINKIEKDKNISIELNGKNIILEASDVEISSKDIEGWLVANEGSLTVALDVTITEDLRKEGVARELVNRIQNARKDAGLEVTDKIKLTVLNFDNLQQSITDNKDYIMSETLTQELVFVDELEEGTNIEFDAIESKILIEKI